The Mycolicibacterium aichiense region TCCGTAGAACTCCCCGGGAGCGACGAGGATGCCACGCTCGGCCAGCCACGCCAGCGTCGTCCGGCACGGCTCACCGCGGGTGGCCCACAGATACAGACCGGCCTCGGAGTGGTCGACGGTGAAACCCGCCGACCGCATCGCGGCCAGCATGACGTCGCGGCGGCGCGCATAGCGCTGCCGCTGCTCTATTTCATGGGCGTCGTCGTCGAGCGCGGCCACCATCGCCGCCTGCACCGGCCCCGGCACCATCATCCCGGCGTGCTTGCGCACCGCGAGCAGCTCGGCCACCACATCGGGGTCACCGGCGACAAAGCCGGCGCGATACCCCGCCAGTGACGAGCTCTTCGACAGCGAGTGCACCGCCAGCAGGCCGGTGTGGTCGCCGCCGCTGACCGACGGATGCAGAACCGACGTCGGCTCCTCTTCCCATGCCAGGCCCAGATAGCACTCGTCGGACACCACGAGCGTGCCGCGTTCACGGGCCCATTCGACGACCTTGCGCAGATGGTCGCGGCCCAGAACCTTGCCGGTCGGGTTGCTCGGCGAGTTGATGAACAACACCGCGGGCGACTCGGGACCGAGCTGGGTCACCGAGTCGGCCGCCATCACCCGGGCGTGCGCCAGCCGCGCGGCCACGTCATAAGTCGGGTAGGCCAGCTCCGGAACGACCACCAGATCGTCGGCGCCCAGGCCCAGCAGAGTCGGCAGCCACGCGATGAGTTCCTTGGTGCCGATCACCGGCAGGACGGCGTGCTCGGGCAGGCCGGTGATGCCGTAGCGCCGCTGCAGCGCAGCCACCGCGGAGGCCCGCAAGGCCGGCGTTCCCGCCGTCGTCGGATATCCCGGCGCAGCGCTGGCCGCAGCCAAAGCTTCACGGATGACCTCGGCTACGTCATCTACCGGGGTGCCCACCGAAAGGTCGACGATGCCGCCCGGGTGAGCCCGCGCGGTGGCCGTCACCTCAGCGAGGGTGTCCCACGGAAAAACCGGCAGCGCCTCCGATACCGGGCGCCGCCGCGCGCGCAACGGGACGGGAGCCGTCAGGCCTCTTCCTTCGGCGGCAGGTCCTTGACCACCTGCGGGTCGTTGTCGGTCTGACCGACCTTGGAGGCACCGCCCGGCGAACCCAGCTCAGCGAAGAAGTCGGCGTTGATCTGGGTGTAGGACGCCCACTGATCCGGCACGTCGTCCTCGTAGTAGATCGCCTCGACGGGGCAGACCGGCTCGCACGCACCGCAGTCCACGCACTCGTCGGGGTGGATGTACAGCATGCGCGCACCCTCATAGATGCAGTCGACCGGGCACTCTTCGATACATGCCTTGTCCTTGATGTCGACGCAGGGCTCGGCGATCGTGTACGTCACTTGAGGTTCTCCTCGGTCTGCTCTATTCGGGGTGGCTGTATGTCTGCGGGGCTGCTGGGAACGCCTAGTATCCGATGCCGGTCACCGGATAGCCGACTCAGTGTGCCCTAACTTGTCGGCCATCCCCCACCGGTTCGCACAAGGCGTTTCGCGCGGTTACTGATACTAGACGTTTCGTATATTAGCGAGCTATACCCGCAACGGCTCCGACGACACCGGTGCGCGCCGCCAACACCATCCCTGCGCTGCTAGTCGAGCTCCCGTACCTGCAGGATCTCCACGTTCCGGGCAACCAGAAGCGGCCGGATACCGTCGGCCACCAGCTCCTGGTAGTGCGCTGAATCCAGATGCGCCTGCTGCGCCGCCACGTCCCGGTAGCGCTCGACGATCACCAACGAGGTCGGCTCCTCGGTGCTGTGGTAGGCGTCGTAACCCAGGCATCCCGGTTCGGCGAGCGACAACCTGCGCAGCGTCGCCGTACGCTCGAGCACGGCATCGAGATCGGCTTCGGTGGTCCGCCAGTGCGCGATCACCACGACTGAGGCGTCCATCAGGTCCGCGTGAGTGCGCGCGCCAGTGCTTCACCGACGATGGACCCGGATTGCGGATTCTGTCCGGTGATCAACCGCCCGTCGACGACGAGGTTCGGGTGCCAGGGCTCGGCCCGCTCGTAGAGCGCGCCTTCGGCCCGCAAAGCCTGCTCCAGGTCGAACGGCACGTCCTGGTCGGCATATCCGTCCTCTTCCGCGTCCGAGAACGCGGTCAGCTTGCGGCCACGCACCAGCGGGCTCCCGTCCGCCAGTGTCACGCCGAGGAAGGCCGACGGCCCGTGGCAGACGGCGGAGACGATGAGGCCGGCGTCCCACGCGCGACGCACGGTGTCCTTGACTTCCGGGTTGCCGGTGATGTCCACCATGGGACCGAGGCCGCCCGGCACGAACACCGCGTCGTAGTCGAGCACATCGACCTCGGACAGCTTTCGGCTTCGCGACAGACGGCGGTAGGCCGCGCTGCCGAGGAACGACGTCTGCACCTCATCGGAGTCATCGAATCCGTCCTCGGGGGGCTTGCCACCCAGCGGCGAGGCGAATTCGACGGCGATGCCGGCGCGGTCCAACTCATGGACCGGATGGGCGATCTCCGGGAAGAAAAAGCCGGTGGCCCGGTGGTGCGGTCCGATGAAGGCCGCGTTCGTCACCACGAACAGGACATACGGAACGCTCATTTCGCGATCTCCTCAGCCAGAAGTACCTGTGCTTGCGACCATCCCAGCACATGCGAACGTCGACTTCATCCAGTCGATGTCCAGTCGCCGTCAACAGCAGAGCCTTAGCGTGGAGGTACCGAAACCCCGACTATCGGAGGTGTCCACCGGCATGCTCGCGGCACGCATTCACGAGTTCAATCAACCGCTGCGCATCGATGACATCCCGATCCCGCAGCCGCAGCCCAACCAGGTACTCCTCAAGGTTGCCGCGACGGGCATGTGCCGCAGCGACTACCAACTGCTGGACGGCTACTTTTGTGCCGGACTCCCGGTGGAATTGCCCTTCACCCCCGGTCACGAAATCTGCGGGCATGTCGCCGCGCTGGGTTCCGAGGTCCCCGATGAGTCCGGCCTGCGCGACGGCGATCTGGTCATCGTGAACCCGAACTGGGGTGACGGAACCTGTCGGCAATGCCATGAAGGCAATGAACAGCTCTGCGGCAACGGACAACTCGTCGGCTTCGGCCCGAACGGGGGGTTCGCCGAATACATGCTGGCGCCCTACGACCACCTCATCTCCGTCGCCGACCAGCCCGACGTCACGCCCGCTTATCTCGCTCCATTGACCGACGCCGGGATCACACCCTACCGAGGGATGAAGAAGCTCCTCGCCGCCGGCAAGCTCGGCGCGGACCGCACCGTCGTCGTCACCGGCATCGGCGGACTCGGCAGCTATGGGATCCAGTACGCCAAGCTCCTCGGCGGCGGCTCCACCGTCGTCGGATTCGCACGCAGCGCCGAGAAGCTGTCCGTAGCAACCGAAAACGGTGCCGACCACACCGTCAACGTCCGCGACAAGTCGGTCGACGCAGTACAGGACGAACTCGAACAGCTCACCGGACGGCGGACGGTCGACGCGGTGCTCGACTGTGCCGGATCGCCGGAGTCCCTCGGGCTGGGGGCATCGATCCTGGCGACCGAGGGCGCACTGGCTCAAGTCGGTCTGATGGGTGAGCGGGTCGAGTTGCCGCTCTTCCCGTTCGTCAGTGGTGAGAAGTCCTACTTCGGCTCATTCTGGGGCAACCACAACGATCTCATCGAGGTGCTCGCGCTGGCCAGGCGCGGCGCTATCAAACATCACGTCGTGCCGACCCGCCTCGCGGATATCAACGACACCCTCGAAGCACTGGGACGCGGCGACATCGTCGGGCGTGCCGTCGTCGTCTTCGACTGAGTATGCCCGCCATTCACCATCGGTTCGCCGTCATCGACAGACACCGGGTCTTCTACCGCGAGGCGGGGCCGCTCGGAGCACCGATTCTTGTTCTGCTGCACGGTTTTCCGGCCAGTTCGTCGATGTTCCGCAACCTCATTCCGCTGCTGGCCGACCGATGGCATCTGATAGCCCCGGACCATCTCGGTTTCGGCCTCTCCGACGCTCCGCCGGCCGGCGAATTCACCTACACGTTCGACGCACTCACCGACCTGACCGCCGGACTGCTGCGCCACCTGGGTGTGCACCGCTACGCGATGTACGTCCACGACTATGGTGCACCGATCGGCTGGCGCCTGGCACTGCGCGACCCGTCGTCGATCGCGGCGATCATCACCCAGAACGGCAACGCCTACCAGGAGGGCTTCCAGCCCGATTTCTTCCGGGTGGTGTGGGCCTACTGGGCGCATCAGAATCCGCAGACCGAGTCGGGGGTTCGCCAGGCGCTGACGCTGGAGATGACTCGCTGGCAGTATCTGGCCGGAGTCGCCGACGAGACGTTGGTCGATCCGACCACCTGGATCACCGATCACGCCCGGCTGTCCCGGCCGGGAAACGACCTCATCCAGCTCGCACTGTTCCGCGACTACGCCAGCAATCCCCCGCTGTACGCCGCTGTCCACGAGTACTTTCGGGCGTCCGGCGTCCCGCTCCTCGCGGTCTGGGGTCGCAGCGATCCGGTGTTCGGTCCGCACGGTGCCGCAGCATTCAAGGTCGACTTGCCCAACGCCGAGATTCATCTGATCGACGGCGGTCACTTCTTGTTGGAAAGTGCGCTCGACGAAGCGCTGCCGTTGATCCGCACTTTCCTCACCGCCAACCTCTGACCGGACCTACCCGGTCACCTTGCCCAAAAACTCCCGGATGTATCCGCTGATCTCCTCGCCGTGTGTCTCCAGCGCGAAGTGGCCGGCGTCGAGCAGGTGGAACTCGCCGTCGGGCAGGTCGCGCCGGAAGGCCTCTGCTCCTGCGGCACCGAATATCTCGTCGTTGCGGCCCCAGGTCACCAACAGCGGAGGCTGATGGGTGCGGAAGTACTCCTGGAATCCCGGGTACCCGTCGAGGTTGAACTGGTAGTCCCAGAACAGTTGCAGCTGGACCTCGTCGTTGCCTTTGCGGTCCAGCCCGGCCTGATCGAGTTGCCACGCTTCGGGTGCGATGCGGTCCAGCCGATCGTGGGGTACGCCGTGGGTGTACTGCCAGTACGTCTTGCTCGCGGTGAAGTATTCGCGAACGCCGCGCTCATTGGCGGCGCGGTCCTTGGCATGGGCGAACAGAATGTCCCAGAAGGGCGTGAAGCCCTCCAGATAGGCGTTACCGCTCTGTGTGATGATCGCGGTGATCCGCTCCGGAGCCGCGCTGGCGATCCGCAGACCGATTGGTGCGCCGTAGTCGTGGATGTAGATGGCGAAACGTTCCAGGCCGAGCCGGGCGATCAGCTTCTCGGTCACCGCGGTCAGGTTGTCAAAGCTGTAGTCGAATTCGTGGATCGTCGGCATCGACGACTGGCCGAAACCGACATGGTCCGGCGCCACGAGGTGATAGGAATCGGCAAGCGAGGCAATGAGATTGCGAAACATGTGCGAGCTGGACGGGAACCCATGCAGCAGAAGGATCGTCGGGTTGGCGGGGTCGCCGGCTTCGCGATAGAAGACATCGATACCGTCGATTGTGGCGGTGTGATAGCGGACAAGACTCATGGCACGCTCCTGTGGTCGGGATGCCTGCCAAGTTAGGTGGTCCTTGTTGACACCTAATGGACTCGCAATGGACTGCAGGCGCTCAGACCGCGCGTTGCATGGCGGCTGAATCGAGTTCGTCGAGAAGCGCCTCGGCTCGCCTGGCGAACAGATGCGCCTCACGGTCCACCGATACCGCTCGGGCGTGCTGCGCCGCTACCCGCACCTGAGCCGACGGCACCCCGCGGGCGTGCGTCAACCGCGCGCGCATCAGAAGCACAAACCCTTCCGCGTACCGCTGGCCGTGGTCACGCATATGTTGCTCGGCCTGCTCGAGTGCGGTCGCGGCTAGGTCGGATTCGCCTGCCTCAAGCCACATCTCGGCCAGGAGCGCACACCAGGTCGCCACACAGGAACGCGGCGGGTCCAGCAGGTTCGCCGCGATGAGCGCCTCTGCGTCACGCGCGGCGGCATCGACGGGTCGATCACCGGTCATCGCCGCCGCCCAGCAGCCGGCCAATCTCTGATACGTCCCGAGAAACACGAAGTTGAAGCCGGGGTCCACTTCGAGGCCGCGCGCCACCACCTGCAGCGCCCAGTGCGGGTCGCCGGCGAGCACTGCGGTCCGGCACACCATTGCCGCCCATACCGTGATCAAGTACGGTTCCGCGCCCGCGGCGGACTCGAGAACGTCGAAAAGCTCTTTCGCCGAGTCGAGATCGCCGTGCAGCGCAGTGGTCTCCGCCAGCATTCCCGTCATCAGCCAGTGCAGATCCCGGCACACCGGGTCCTCGTCGTTGCGGAGTTCGTCGAGCAACGACTGCCTGCAGCGCACCAGATAGCGGAATGCTTCACCGATGTGGCCGGCGTTCCACTGCTGGATCCCCCAGGCCTGAAAGCCGTACGAGCGCACCACGGGATCAGCGGACGCGCACCCTCGTTCGAGCAACCGCTGCGCCAGGGGGCGAGCGACGTCGAGCTCGATCGCCTGCGCATGAGCCGCCCACCGTGAATAGAGAAACCCGGCGGCATCGCGCTCCCGCCCGAGTCCGACCGCCAGCCGTTCCGCACGTTCCAACATGTCCCGCAATCCATGCGCGCCGTACATCGACTGCATGCCCACCATCGCGGTGAGCTGGGTCAGGGCAGCGAGTTCCAGTTCCGGCGCGGCGGCCTGCCGGGACAACTCGATGGCCGCGCAGAGGTGGTGCTCGGCCGCTTCGAATGCGCACTTGTTCACCGCCCGCCGGGCGGCCTGCATGAGCGCGTCTGCTGTCCGATCCGGTTGCACGCAGGGCCCCGCGGCCCACAGGTGGTGGGCGAGGCGCTCCAGCAGCACTTCCCCTTCCCGCGAAAAGGCTTGCAGCGCATCGGCAATGCGGGCGTGCATGCGGCTGGTGCGGTGGGCGGGAATTAGCTCGACAACCGCTTCCCGCACCAAGTCGTGGACGAACCGGAACTGGAACGGATCTGCAGTGGCGGCAAGAATGCCGAGTTCGTTCAACGGTTCTAGGCAGTCGAGGCATTCCCCGGCATCGAGGCCCGCGGCGTGGGCAAGCACCCGGAGGTCGACGTCGCGGCCGATCAACGCAGCCGTGAACAGCAGGACCCTGTCCATGTCGGCGACGTGGGTGATGCGATCGTGAACGATGTCGCGCACCGTGGCAGGCACTTCCGCGCTGACCGGCGTGTCACCGACCGACGTCTCACGGTGGGCCAGCAGCCGTGACAGCTCTCGCACGAAGAACGGGTTGCCCACTGTCCGCCGATGGATGCTGCTGACCGCACTGACACTGGGCTCTCGCCCCATCTCGAATCGGATCAGATCGGCGACATCAGATTGGGTCAGCGGTTCTAGCCGGATTCGGCGCACACCTGGCACGCGGCTGGCGATGGCGAGCATCCGGGTGAGGTCGGCGCGCGGTGCGGGCGCTTTATCTCGCAGCGCGCCGACGAGTGCAACACCGTCGGGAAGTCTGGATGCCAAGTGCGAGAACAGTTCCAGCGAGGGCCGGTCAGCCCAGTGCAGATCGTCGATGACCAGCACCACGGGTCGTGCGGCCGCGGACTCCCCGATCAACGCGGTTACCCGCTCGAACAGACGGAACCGCGCCCCGCTGTCGGGCAACGGGGGCGGCAACGCCTCAGAAGCCGAATCCAGAAGGTGGCCGATCTCTCCAGCACGCCAGCGTTGCTGCGCCTCCTCAGGAAGTGCCGCCACAACTGCGTTGAGTGCCTGGACCCACGGCCACATCGCCGGAGTGCCAGCCGACGGTGGACTG contains the following coding sequences:
- a CDS encoding putative quinol monooxygenase, with the translated sequence MDASVVVIAHWRTTEADLDAVLERTATLRRLSLAEPGCLGYDAYHSTEEPTSLVIVERYRDVAAQQAHLDSAHYQELVADGIRPLLVARNVEILQVRELD
- a CDS encoding alpha/beta fold hydrolase, which produces MPAIHHRFAVIDRHRVFYREAGPLGAPILVLLHGFPASSSMFRNLIPLLADRWHLIAPDHLGFGLSDAPPAGEFTYTFDALTDLTAGLLRHLGVHRYAMYVHDYGAPIGWRLALRDPSSIAAIITQNGNAYQEGFQPDFFRVVWAYWAHQNPQTESGVRQALTLEMTRWQYLAGVADETLVDPTTWITDHARLSRPGNDLIQLALFRDYASNPPLYAAVHEYFRASGVPLLAVWGRSDPVFGPHGAAAFKVDLPNAEIHLIDGGHFLLESALDEALPLIRTFLTANL
- a CDS encoding BTAD domain-containing putative transcriptional regulator codes for the protein MSWTAGGAASEDDGSQLRLQILGPLRVWRGEIELDAGPRQQLCLLAMLLAQPGQPVSTGALIDLIWGEHPPDSALNVIHKYVGALRRVFEPSLPPRSSGTQLLRRGGGYMFTPATAALDLAEFQQRVDAARRALGEKQPDVALGHYEAALGLWRGAAGDGLDCAASAAPLFAELNNRFFDACVGAAELALSMCAPQRISAPLRLAAAMAPLNEPVHAALIAVLSAQGQQAEALNLFRVTRRRLADELGIEPGQTLHRAHQRVLRQQPVRAATFVAQSPPVTGVMTRTAGFVGRFRETAAVAESVNGAIARSTGLVLVEGEPGIGKTRLLEEIRATAGRHALMAWGDSPPSAGTPAMWPWVQALNAVVAALPEEAQQRWRAGEIGHLLDSASEALPPPLPDSGARFRLFERVTALIGESAAARPVVLVIDDLHWADRPSLELFSHLASRLPDGVALVGALRDKAPAPRADLTRMLAIASRVPGVRRIRLEPLTQSDVADLIRFEMGREPSVSAVSSIHRRTVGNPFFVRELSRLLAHRETSVGDTPVSAEVPATVRDIVHDRITHVADMDRVLLFTAALIGRDVDLRVLAHAAGLDAGECLDCLEPLNELGILAATADPFQFRFVHDLVREAVVELIPAHRTSRMHARIADALQAFSREGEVLLERLAHHLWAAGPCVQPDRTADALMQAARRAVNKCAFEAAEHHLCAAIELSRQAAAPELELAALTQLTAMVGMQSMYGAHGLRDMLERAERLAVGLGRERDAAGFLYSRWAAHAQAIELDVARPLAQRLLERGCASADPVVRSYGFQAWGIQQWNAGHIGEAFRYLVRCRQSLLDELRNDEDPVCRDLHWLMTGMLAETTALHGDLDSAKELFDVLESAAGAEPYLITVWAAMVCRTAVLAGDPHWALQVVARGLEVDPGFNFVFLGTYQRLAGCWAAAMTGDRPVDAAARDAEALIAANLLDPPRSCVATWCALLAEMWLEAGESDLAATALEQAEQHMRDHGQRYAEGFVLLMRARLTHARGVPSAQVRVAAQHARAVSVDREAHLFARRAEALLDELDSAAMQRAV
- a CDS encoding NAD(P)-dependent alcohol dehydrogenase, whose product is MEVPKPRLSEVSTGMLAARIHEFNQPLRIDDIPIPQPQPNQVLLKVAATGMCRSDYQLLDGYFCAGLPVELPFTPGHEICGHVAALGSEVPDESGLRDGDLVIVNPNWGDGTCRQCHEGNEQLCGNGQLVGFGPNGGFAEYMLAPYDHLISVADQPDVTPAYLAPLTDAGITPYRGMKKLLAAGKLGADRTVVVTGIGGLGSYGIQYAKLLGGGSTVVGFARSAEKLSVATENGADHTVNVRDKSVDAVQDELEQLTGRRTVDAVLDCAGSPESLGLGASILATEGALAQVGLMGERVELPLFPFVSGEKSYFGSFWGNHNDLIEVLALARRGAIKHHVVPTRLADINDTLEALGRGDIVGRAVVVFD
- a CDS encoding alpha/beta fold hydrolase, yielding MSLVRYHTATIDGIDVFYREAGDPANPTILLLHGFPSSSHMFRNLIASLADSYHLVAPDHVGFGQSSMPTIHEFDYSFDNLTAVTEKLIARLGLERFAIYIHDYGAPIGLRIASAAPERITAIITQSGNAYLEGFTPFWDILFAHAKDRAANERGVREYFTASKTYWQYTHGVPHDRLDRIAPEAWQLDQAGLDRKGNDEVQLQLFWDYQFNLDGYPGFQEYFRTHQPPLLVTWGRNDEIFGAAGAEAFRRDLPDGEFHLLDAGHFALETHGEEISGYIREFLGKVTG
- the dapC gene encoding succinyldiaminopimelate transaminase; translation: MRARRRPVSEALPVFPWDTLAEVTATARAHPGGIVDLSVGTPVDDVAEVIREALAAASAAPGYPTTAGTPALRASAVAALQRRYGITGLPEHAVLPVIGTKELIAWLPTLLGLGADDLVVVPELAYPTYDVAARLAHARVMAADSVTQLGPESPAVLFINSPSNPTGKVLGRDHLRKVVEWARERGTLVVSDECYLGLAWEEEPTSVLHPSVSGGDHTGLLAVHSLSKSSSLAGYRAGFVAGDPDVVAELLAVRKHAGMMVPGPVQAAMVAALDDDAHEIEQRQRYARRRDVMLAAMRSAGFTVDHSEAGLYLWATRGEPCRTTLAWLAERGILVAPGEFYGARGAQHVRVALTATDERIAAAVERLA
- a CDS encoding type 1 glutamine amidotransferase domain-containing protein, with translation MSVPYVLFVVTNAAFIGPHHRATGFFFPEIAHPVHELDRAGIAVEFASPLGGKPPEDGFDDSDEVQTSFLGSAAYRRLSRSRKLSEVDVLDYDAVFVPGGLGPMVDITGNPEVKDTVRRAWDAGLIVSAVCHGPSAFLGVTLADGSPLVRGRKLTAFSDAEEDGYADQDVPFDLEQALRAEGALYERAEPWHPNLVVDGRLITGQNPQSGSIVGEALARALTRT
- the fdxA gene encoding ferredoxin codes for the protein MTYTIAEPCVDIKDKACIEECPVDCIYEGARMLYIHPDECVDCGACEPVCPVEAIYYEDDVPDQWASYTQINADFFAELGSPGGASKVGQTDNDPQVVKDLPPKEEA